One window from the genome of Pseudomonas leptonychotis encodes:
- the tuf gene encoding elongation factor Tu yields MAKEKFERSKPHVNVGTIGHVDHGKTTLTAALTRVCSEVFGSAVVAFDKIDSAPEEKARGITINTAHVEYNSSIRHYAHVDCPGHADYVKNMITGAAQMDGAILVCSAADGPMPQTREHILLSRQVGVPYIVVFLNKADMVDDAELLELVEMEVRDLLSTYDFPGDDTPIIIGSALMALNGQDDNEMGTTAVRKLVETLDTYIPDPVRAIDKPFLMPIEDVFSISGRGTVVTGRIERGIIKIQEELEIVGLRDTVKTTCTGVEMFRKLLDEGRAGENCGVLLRGTKRDDVERGQVLVKPGSVKPHTTFTAEVYVLSKEEGGRHTPFFKGYRPQFYFRTTDVTGNCELPEGVEMVMPGDNIQMTVTLIKTIAMEEGLRFAIREGGRTVGAGVVAKIIA; encoded by the coding sequence GTGGCTAAAGAAAAATTTGAACGTAGCAAACCACACGTCAACGTTGGCACCATCGGTCACGTTGACCATGGTAAAACCACGCTGACCGCCGCTCTGACTCGCGTTTGCTCCGAAGTATTCGGTAGCGCCGTAGTTGCTTTCGACAAGATCGACAGCGCTCCGGAAGAGAAGGCCCGTGGTATCACCATCAACACCGCGCACGTTGAGTACAACTCTTCGATTCGTCACTACGCGCACGTTGACTGCCCAGGTCACGCTGACTATGTGAAGAACATGATCACCGGTGCTGCGCAGATGGACGGCGCTATCCTGGTTTGTTCGGCTGCTGACGGCCCGATGCCGCAGACTCGCGAGCACATCCTGCTGTCCCGTCAGGTAGGTGTTCCGTACATCGTGGTCTTCCTGAACAAGGCTGACATGGTTGACGACGCTGAGCTGTTGGAGCTGGTTGAAATGGAAGTGCGTGACCTGCTCAGCACTTACGATTTCCCAGGCGACGATACGCCGATCATCATCGGTTCTGCTCTGATGGCGCTGAACGGTCAAGACGACAACGAAATGGGCACCACTGCCGTTCGTAAGCTCGTTGAGACTCTGGATACCTACATTCCAGATCCAGTGCGCGCAATCGACAAGCCGTTCCTGATGCCAATCGAAGACGTGTTCTCGATCTCCGGTCGCGGTACTGTTGTTACTGGTCGTATCGAGCGCGGCATCATCAAGATCCAGGAAGAGCTGGAAATTGTTGGTCTGCGTGACACCGTTAAGACTACTTGCACCGGTGTTGAAATGTTCCGCAAGCTTCTCGACGAAGGTCGTGCTGGTGAGAACTGTGGCGTTCTGCTGCGTGGCACCAAGCGTGACGACGTAGAGCGTGGTCAGGTTCTGGTTAAGCCGGGTTCGGTTAAGCCGCACACCACCTTCACTGCAGAAGTGTATGTGTTGAGCAAAGAAGAAGGCGGTCGTCACACTCCGTTCTTCAAAGGCTACCGTCCTCAGTTCTACTTCCGTACAACTGACGTAACCGGTAACTGCGAGCTGCCAGAAGGCGTTGAGATGGTAATGCCAGGTGATAACATTCAAATGACTGTTACCCTGATCAAGACCATCGCAATGGAAGAAGGCCTGCGTTTCGCTATTCGTGAAGGCGGTCGTACCGTCGGCGCTGGCGTCGTAGCCAAAATCATCGCGTAA
- the fusA gene encoding elongation factor G, with protein sequence MARITPISRYRNIGIVAHVDAGKTTTTERVLFYTGKSHKMGEVHDGAATTDWMVQEQERGITITSAAITAFWKGSEKQYKDEHRFNVIDTPGHVDFTIEVERSLRVLDGAVVVFCGTSGVEPQSETVWRQANKYGVPRLVYVNKMDRAGADFLRVVAQIKQRLGHTPVPIQLAIGAEDNFQGQIDLINMQAVYWNDSDKGMVPVRKDIPAELLEEAEKWRGNMVEAAAEANEELMNKYLEGEELTNEEIKAALRQRTVAGEIVLAVCGSSFKNKGVPLVLDAVIDFLPAPTDIPAIKGTDPDNEEIELERHADDSEPFSALAFKIATDPFVGTLTFVRVYSGVLNSGDGVINSVKGKKERVGRMVQMHANAREEIKEVRAGDIAALIGMKDVTTGETLCNADKPIILVRMDFPEPVISVAVEPKTKDDQEKMGIALGKLAQEDPSFRVKTDEETGQTIISGMGELHLDILVDRMRREFNVEANIGKPQVSYRERITKNCEIEGKFVRQSGGRGQFGHCWIRFAPADEGQEGLQFVNEVVGGVIPKEYIPAIQKGIEEQMKNGVVAGYPLIGLKATVFDGSYHDVDSNEMAFKVAASMATKQLAQKGGGELLEPIMAVEVVTPEDYMGDVMGDLNRRRGMILGMEDTVSGKVIRAEVPLGEMFGYATDVRSMSQGRASYSMEFKKYNTAPSHIVESVTKKQG encoded by the coding sequence ATGGCTCGTATTACCCCGATTAGCCGCTACCGTAACATTGGTATCGTGGCTCACGTGGATGCTGGTAAAACCACCACCACTGAGCGCGTCCTTTTTTACACGGGCAAAAGTCACAAAATGGGCGAGGTGCATGACGGCGCCGCGACCACAGACTGGATGGTGCAGGAGCAGGAGCGTGGTATTACCATCACTTCCGCTGCTATCACCGCCTTCTGGAAAGGTTCTGAGAAGCAATACAAAGACGAGCATCGCTTCAACGTAATCGATACCCCTGGGCACGTTGACTTCACCATTGAAGTTGAGCGCTCCTTGCGCGTACTCGATGGTGCGGTCGTTGTGTTCTGCGGTACCTCGGGCGTTGAACCTCAGTCGGAAACCGTATGGCGTCAGGCCAACAAGTACGGCGTTCCGCGTCTTGTTTACGTCAACAAGATGGACCGTGCTGGCGCTGACTTCCTGCGTGTAGTTGCTCAAATCAAACAGCGTCTGGGTCACACTCCGGTGCCGATTCAGTTGGCCATTGGTGCTGAAGACAACTTCCAGGGTCAGATCGATCTGATCAACATGCAAGCTGTCTACTGGAATGACTCGGACAAGGGCATGGTTCCTGTTCGTAAAGACATTCCGGCAGAGCTGTTGGAAGAAGCCGAGAAGTGGCGCGGCAACATGGTTGAGGCTGCGGCCGAAGCCAACGAAGAGCTGATGAACAAATACCTTGAGGGTGAAGAGCTCACCAACGAGGAAATCAAAGCAGCTCTGCGTCAGCGCACCGTTGCTGGTGAGATCGTTCTGGCTGTTTGCGGTTCTTCGTTCAAGAACAAGGGTGTGCCCCTGGTTCTCGACGCCGTTATCGACTTCCTGCCTGCACCAACCGATATTCCTGCTATCAAGGGTACTGACCCGGATAACGAGGAAATCGAGCTGGAGCGTCATGCGGACGACAGCGAGCCGTTCTCGGCTCTGGCGTTCAAGATCGCAACCGACCCATTCGTGGGTACTTTGACCTTCGTCCGTGTTTACTCGGGCGTGTTGAACTCCGGTGACGGCGTGATCAACTCGGTTAAAGGCAAGAAAGAGCGCGTGGGTCGTATGGTGCAAATGCACGCTAACGCCCGTGAAGAAATCAAGGAAGTACGCGCTGGTGACATCGCGGCCTTGATCGGCATGAAGGACGTCACCACTGGTGAAACTTTGTGCAACGCTGACAAGCCAATTATCCTGGTTCGCATGGACTTCCCGGAGCCGGTTATTTCGGTTGCCGTAGAGCCTAAGACCAAGGATGACCAGGAAAAAATGGGTATCGCTCTGGGCAAGCTTGCTCAGGAAGATCCATCTTTCCGCGTCAAAACTGATGAAGAGACGGGTCAGACGATCATCTCTGGCATGGGCGAGCTGCACCTGGACATCCTGGTTGACCGGATGCGCCGTGAGTTCAACGTCGAAGCCAACATTGGTAAGCCTCAGGTTTCCTATCGTGAGCGCATCACGAAGAACTGCGAAATCGAAGGCAAGTTCGTTCGTCAGTCCGGTGGTCGTGGCCAGTTTGGTCATTGCTGGATTCGCTTTGCACCTGCTGACGAAGGTCAGGAAGGTCTGCAATTTGTGAACGAAGTTGTTGGTGGTGTGATTCCTAAGGAATACATCCCGGCTATCCAGAAAGGTATCGAAGAGCAGATGAAGAACGGCGTTGTTGCCGGTTATCCGCTAATCGGCCTGAAGGCTACCGTGTTCGACGGCTCTTACCATGACGTCGACTCCAACGAGATGGCGTTTAAGGTGGCTGCCTCCATGGCAACCAAGCAACTGGCCCAGAAGGGTGGTGGTGAGTTGCTTGAGCCGATCATGGCAGTGGAAGTTGTTACCCCGGAAGACTATATGGGTGACGTGATGGGCGACCTTAACCGCCGTCGCGGCATGATTTTGGGTATGGAAGACACGGTCTCCGGCAAAGTGATTCGCGCCGAAGTTCCGCTGGGTGAGATGTTCGGTTATGCAACCGACGTCCGCTCCATGTCCCAGGGTCGCGCAAGCTACTCTATGGAATTCAAAAAATACAATACAGCTCCGTCGCACATCGTCGAATCTGTAACCAAAAAACAAGGCTGA
- the rpsL gene encoding 30S ribosomal protein S12, translating to MATINQLVRQPRKRIVEKSDVPALQNCPQRRGVCTRVYTTTPKKPNSALRKVCRVRLTNGFEVSSYIGGEGHNLQEHSVVLIRGGRVKDLPGVRYHTVRGSLDTSGVKDRKQGRSKYGTKRPK from the coding sequence ATGGCAACTATTAACCAGCTGGTACGTCAGCCGCGTAAGCGTATCGTCGAGAAATCCGACGTGCCTGCGCTGCAGAACTGCCCGCAGCGTCGTGGTGTGTGCACTCGCGTGTATACCACTACGCCGAAAAAACCTAACTCGGCACTGCGTAAAGTATGCCGTGTGCGTCTGACCAACGGTTTCGAGGTTTCCTCGTACATCGGCGGTGAAGGCCACAACCTGCAAGAGCACAGCGTCGTACTGATTCGTGGCGGTCGTGTAAAAGACTTGCCAGGTGTTCGTTACCACACCGTGCGCGGTTCGCTGGATACCTCCGGCGTTAAAGACCGTAAGCAGGGTCGTTCGAAGTACGGTACCAAGCGTCCGAAGTAA
- the rpsS gene encoding 30S ribosomal protein S19 gives MPRSLKKGPFIDLHLLKKIEVAVEKNDRKPVKTWSRRSMILPQMVGLTIAVHNGRQHVPVLVNEDMVGHKLGEFAGTRTYRGHVADKKAKR, from the coding sequence GTGCCACGTTCTCTGAAAAAAGGTCCTTTTATCGATCTTCACCTACTGAAGAAGATTGAAGTGGCGGTGGAAAAGAATGATCGCAAGCCAGTGAAAACCTGGTCGCGCCGTTCGATGATCCTGCCACAAATGGTCGGTTTGACCATCGCTGTACATAACGGTCGTCAACATGTCCCAGTTCTTGTGAACGAAGACATGGTCGGTCACAAACTGGGCGAATTTGCCGGCACTCGTACCTATCGTGGGCACGTGGCTGACAAGAAAGCCAAGCGTTAA
- the rpsG gene encoding 30S ribosomal protein S7, translated as MPRRRVAAKREVLDDPKYGSQILAKFMNHVMESGKKAVAERIVYGALDKVKERKNTDPLEIFEKALDAIAPLVEVKSRRVGGATYQVPVEVRPSRRNALAMRWLVDFARKRGEKSMALRLAGELMDAAEGKGAAVKKREDVHRMAEANKAFSHYRF; from the coding sequence ATGCCAAGACGTCGTGTAGCAGCCAAGCGCGAAGTGCTTGACGATCCAAAATACGGTAGCCAAATCCTGGCCAAGTTCATGAACCACGTAATGGAGAGCGGCAAGAAAGCCGTTGCCGAGCGTATCGTTTATGGCGCCCTGGATAAGGTTAAAGAGCGTAAGAACACCGATCCCCTGGAAATCTTCGAGAAAGCTCTCGACGCCATCGCTCCGCTGGTCGAAGTGAAGTCGCGCCGTGTAGGCGGTGCTACTTACCAGGTTCCGGTCGAAGTTCGTCCGTCCCGTCGTAACGCTCTTGCCATGCGCTGGCTGGTAGATTTCGCCCGTAAGCGTGGCGAGAAATCTATGGCTCTGCGTTTAGCTGGTGAGCTGATGGATGCCGCTGAAGGCAAAGGTGCTGCAGTTAAGAAGCGTGAAGACGTGCACCGCATGGCCGAAGCCAACAAGGCCTTCTCGCACTACCGCTTCTAA
- the rplC gene encoding 50S ribosomal protein L3, whose amino-acid sequence MTIGVVGRKCGMTRIFTEEGVSIPVTVIEIEPNRVTQFKTEESDGYRAVQVTVGERRASRVTKAQAGHFAKANVAAGRTVMEFRLEEGEYQAGDLINAEIFQAGQLVDVTGQSKGKGFAGTIKRWNFRGQDNTHGNSVSHRVPGSIGQCQTPGRVFKGKKMSGHMGAERVTVQSLEVVRVDAERNLLLVKGAVPGATGGNLVVRPAAKARG is encoded by the coding sequence ATGACTATTGGTGTAGTCGGTCGTAAGTGCGGGATGACCCGTATTTTCACCGAAGAAGGTGTCTCCATTCCGGTTACGGTCATTGAGATCGAACCGAATCGCGTCACCCAGTTTAAAACTGAAGAGTCCGATGGCTATCGTGCAGTGCAAGTCACTGTCGGCGAGCGTCGTGCTTCCCGTGTGACCAAGGCGCAAGCCGGTCACTTCGCTAAGGCGAATGTCGCGGCGGGTCGTACTGTTATGGAGTTCCGTCTTGAAGAAGGCGAGTACCAGGCAGGCGATCTGATCAACGCTGAAATATTCCAAGCTGGTCAACTGGTGGATGTCACTGGTCAGTCCAAGGGTAAAGGCTTTGCCGGTACCATCAAGCGTTGGAACTTCCGCGGCCAAGACAACACTCACGGTAACTCCGTGTCCCACCGTGTTCCGGGTTCCATTGGCCAGTGCCAGACTCCGGGTCGCGTATTCAAGGGCAAAAAAATGTCCGGTCATATGGGCGCTGAGCGCGTGACCGTGCAGTCCCTGGAAGTGGTGCGGGTCGATGCTGAACGCAATCTGTTGCTGGTCAAGGGTGCTGTTCCTGGCGCTACTGGCGGCAACCTGGTTGTCCGTCCGGCAGCCAAGGCTCGCGGTTAA
- the rplD gene encoding 50S ribosomal protein L4 — protein MQLNVNGAQAIEVSEATFGGAYNETLVHQAVVAYMAGGRQGSKQQKTRSDVSGGGKRPWRQKGTGRARAGTTRGPIWRGGGVTFAARPQDHSQKLNKKMYRAAIRSILAELVRTDRLVVVEDFNVDAPKTKDLLNKLNGMGLTDVLIVSDSVDENLYLAARNLPHVDVRDVQGSDPVSLIAYEKVLVTVSAVKKFEELLG, from the coding sequence ATGCAATTAAATGTAAATGGCGCTCAAGCGATCGAAGTATCCGAAGCCACTTTTGGCGGCGCATACAACGAGACCCTGGTTCACCAAGCTGTTGTGGCCTACATGGCCGGCGGTCGTCAGGGCAGCAAGCAGCAAAAGACTCGTTCTGATGTATCCGGTGGCGGTAAGCGTCCGTGGCGTCAGAAAGGCACTGGTCGTGCTCGTGCTGGTACCACTCGTGGTCCAATCTGGCGTGGCGGTGGTGTGACTTTCGCAGCTCGCCCACAAGATCACTCGCAGAAGCTGAACAAGAAGATGTATCGCGCGGCTATCCGCTCGATTCTTGCTGAGCTGGTGCGTACTGATCGTCTGGTTGTGGTTGAAGACTTCAACGTTGACGCGCCGAAGACTAAAGACCTGCTGAACAAGTTGAATGGCATGGGTCTGACCGACGTTCTGATCGTGTCTGATTCGGTCGATGAGAATCTGTACCTGGCTGCCCGTAACCTGCCACACGTTGATGTTCGTGACGTGCAGGGTTCCGATCCGGTCAGTCTGATCGCGTATGAGAAGGTGTTGGTCACCGTATCTGCCGTGAAGAAATTCGAGGAGCTGCTGGGATGA
- the rpsJ gene encoding 30S ribosomal protein S10: MQNQQIRIRLKAFDHRLIDQSTQEIVETAKRTGAQVRGPIPLPTRKERFTVLTSPHVNKDARDQFEIRTHKRVLDIVQPTDKTVDALMKLDLAAGVEVQISLG; encoded by the coding sequence ATGCAAAACCAACAAATCCGTATTCGGTTGAAGGCTTTTGACCATCGCCTGATCGATCAATCAACCCAGGAAATCGTGGAAACCGCGAAACGTACTGGTGCTCAGGTGCGTGGTCCTATTCCTCTGCCTACCCGCAAAGAGCGGTTCACCGTACTGACTTCACCGCACGTCAACAAAGACGCGCGCGATCAGTTCGAGATCCGTACTCATAAGCGTGTTCTGGACATCGTCCAGCCAACGGATAAAACCGTTGACGCGCTGATGAAGCTTGATCTTGCGGCCGGTGTGGAAGTGCAGATCAGCCTCGGCTAA
- the rplW gene encoding 50S ribosomal protein L23 — protein MNQERVFKVLLGPHISEKATLLADKKSQFVFKVAIDATKLEIKKAVESLFSVNVAAVNTVNVLGKTKRNARGLGKRNDWKKAIISLQPGQDLDFASSAE, from the coding sequence ATGAACCAGGAACGCGTATTTAAAGTGCTGCTTGGCCCGCACATCTCCGAGAAGGCAACACTTCTGGCTGATAAAAAAAGCCAATTCGTTTTCAAGGTTGCAATTGATGCAACCAAGCTGGAAATCAAGAAGGCCGTCGAAAGCCTGTTCAGTGTGAATGTTGCTGCTGTCAATACCGTGAATGTTCTCGGTAAGACCAAGCGCAATGCTCGCGGCCTGGGCAAGCGTAACGACTGGAAGAAAGCGATCATCTCGCTTCAGCCAGGCCAAGATCTCGATTTCGCCAGCAGTGCTGAGTAA
- the rplB gene encoding 50S ribosomal protein L2 has translation MAIVKCKPTSPGRRFVVKVVNQELHKGAPYAPLLEKKSKTGGRNNNGRITTRHIGGGHKQHYRLVDFRRNDKDGIPATVERIEYDPNRTAHIALMLYADGERRYIIAPKGVSAGDQLIAGIMAPIKPGNSLQLRNIPVGSTVHGIELKPGKGAQIARSAGASAQLIAREGVYVTLRLRSGEMRKVLAECRATLGEVSNSEHSLRSLGKAGAKRWRGVRPTVRGVAMNPVDHPHGGGEGRTSGGRHPVSPWGFPTKGAKTRGNKRTDNMIVRRRK, from the coding sequence ATGGCAATCGTTAAATGCAAACCGACTTCCCCTGGCCGCCGTTTTGTGGTCAAGGTGGTCAATCAGGAGCTGCATAAAGGCGCTCCTTACGCTCCGCTGCTTGAGAAGAAGTCGAAGACTGGCGGTCGTAACAACAATGGTCGTATCACCACCCGTCATATCGGTGGTGGCCACAAGCAGCATTATCGCTTGGTCGATTTCCGTCGCAACGACAAAGATGGCATTCCAGCCACTGTTGAGCGTATTGAATACGATCCAAACCGTACCGCGCACATCGCTTTGATGTTGTACGCAGACGGTGAGCGTCGCTACATAATCGCCCCTAAAGGCGTGAGTGCTGGCGACCAGCTAATCGCTGGCATCATGGCTCCGATCAAGCCGGGCAACAGTCTGCAACTGCGCAACATTCCAGTTGGTAGCACTGTTCACGGTATCGAACTGAAGCCGGGTAAAGGTGCTCAGATCGCTCGTTCCGCTGGCGCTTCGGCTCAGTTGATTGCGCGTGAAGGTGTCTACGTGACCCTGCGTCTGCGTTCCGGTGAAATGCGTAAAGTACTGGCCGAGTGCCGTGCGACCCTGGGTGAAGTCTCGAACTCCGAGCACAGCCTGCGTTCGCTGGGTAAAGCTGGTGCCAAGCGCTGGCGTGGCGTTCGCCCAACCGTTCGTGGTGTTGCCATGAACCCGGTTGACCACCCACACGGTGGTGGTGAAGGTCGTACCTCTGGTGGTCGTCATCCGGTGTCTCCATGGGGCTTCCCGACTAAGGGCGCGAAGACTCGTGGTAACAAACGCACCGACAACATGATCGTCCGTCGTCGCAAGTAA
- the rplV gene encoding 50S ribosomal protein L22: MEVAAKLSGARISAQKARLVADQIRGKKVGEALNLLAFSSKKAAEIIKKVLESAVANAEHNEGADVDDLKVSTVFVNEGRSLKRIMPRAKGRADRIVKRSCHITVKVADK, encoded by the coding sequence ATGGAAGTAGCCGCTAAGTTGTCGGGCGCTCGAATCTCCGCCCAGAAAGCCCGCTTGGTCGCCGACCAGATCCGCGGGAAGAAGGTGGGCGAAGCGCTCAACCTGCTGGCTTTTAGCAGTAAGAAAGCCGCGGAAATCATCAAGAAAGTGCTGGAGTCGGCTGTAGCCAACGCCGAGCACAACGAAGGCGCAGACGTTGATGACCTGAAGGTCAGCACTGTTTTCGTCAACGAAGGGCGTTCGCTGAAGCGAATCATGCCGCGTGCCAAAGGCCGCGCTGATCGCATCGTCAAGCGGTCTTGCCATATCACTGTCAAGGTTGCGGACAAGTAA